The proteins below come from a single Prochlorococcus marinus str. MIT 9215 genomic window:
- the pyrH gene encoding UMP kinase yields the protein MTYKRVLLKLSGEALMGEKPYGIDPAIVQSIAEDVLKVVEKNVQLAIVVGGGNIFRGLKGSADGMDRATADYVGMLATVMNAISLQDGLERVGVATRVQTAIEMQEIAEPYIRRRAMRHLEKGRVVVFGGGCGNPFFTTDTTAALRAAEINAEVVMKATKVDGVYDCDPNQFKDAKKYSSLSYQRVLSDEIAVMDSTAIALCKDNNIPIMVFDIFKKGNISKAVAGEPIGSLIS from the coding sequence ATGACTTACAAAAGAGTTCTCTTAAAACTTAGTGGTGAAGCACTAATGGGCGAAAAACCTTATGGTATTGATCCTGCTATAGTTCAATCAATTGCAGAGGATGTTTTAAAAGTAGTCGAAAAAAATGTACAACTTGCAATAGTTGTTGGTGGAGGAAACATTTTTAGGGGGCTTAAAGGATCTGCAGACGGAATGGATCGAGCAACTGCTGATTATGTAGGGATGCTAGCAACAGTAATGAACGCAATTTCACTTCAAGATGGCCTTGAAAGAGTAGGAGTTGCAACCAGAGTGCAAACAGCAATCGAAATGCAAGAAATTGCCGAACCCTACATCAGAAGAAGAGCTATGAGGCACTTAGAAAAAGGTAGAGTTGTAGTCTTCGGAGGTGGATGCGGAAATCCATTTTTTACAACTGATACTACGGCCGCTTTAAGAGCAGCGGAGATAAACGCAGAAGTTGTTATGAAGGCTACTAAAGTTGATGGAGTATACGATTGTGATCCTAATCAATTTAAAGATGCAAAAAAATATTCTTCTCTCAGTTATCAAAGAGTTCTTAGTGATGAAATCGCAGTAATGGACAGTACTGCGATTGCACTTTGCAAAGATAATAATATCCCAATTATGGTTTTTGATATATTCAAAAAAGGTAACATTTCTAAAGCTGTTGCTGGTGAGCCAATAGGCTCTTTAATTAGTTAA
- the tal gene encoding transaldolase, translating to MKSILEQLSSMTVVVADTGDLDSIKKFQPRDATTNPSLILAAAKNPDYVKLIDKALESSENALPRGFSEIELIKETVDQVSVFFGKEILKIISGRVSTEVDARLSFDTEATVEKARKLINLYKNFGIGKERILIKIAATWEGIKAAEILEKEGIKCNLTLLFNFCQAVTCANAKITLISPFVGRILDWYKAKTGKNSFVGAEDPGVISVTQIYKYFKEKGFKTEVMGASFRNLDEIKELAGCDLLTIAPKFLEELKKEKGELVRKLDVSTQINNSITYEFEEKDFRLSMLEDQMASEKLSEGITGFSKAIEELEELLLKRYSEIKNNKLISAN from the coding sequence ATGAAATCAATTTTAGAACAATTGTCCTCAATGACCGTTGTTGTTGCTGATACTGGTGATTTAGATTCAATAAAAAAATTTCAACCAAGGGACGCTACTACCAATCCATCGCTAATACTTGCTGCTGCTAAGAACCCAGATTATGTGAAATTAATTGATAAAGCTTTAGAAAGTTCAGAAAATGCATTGCCCCGAGGTTTCTCCGAAATTGAATTAATCAAAGAAACTGTTGATCAAGTTTCAGTATTTTTTGGAAAAGAAATATTGAAAATTATTTCAGGGCGCGTATCTACAGAAGTTGATGCAAGACTAAGCTTTGACACCGAAGCTACGGTAGAAAAAGCGAGAAAATTGATCAATCTTTACAAAAATTTTGGAATTGGAAAGGAAAGAATTTTGATTAAGATTGCGGCAACTTGGGAGGGAATTAAGGCAGCTGAAATTTTAGAAAAAGAGGGTATAAAGTGCAACTTAACTTTACTTTTTAACTTTTGCCAAGCGGTAACTTGTGCCAATGCAAAGATAACTCTAATTTCTCCGTTCGTTGGCCGAATATTGGATTGGTATAAGGCAAAAACTGGTAAAAATAGTTTTGTTGGTGCTGAAGACCCTGGTGTTATTTCTGTTACACAAATATACAAATATTTTAAAGAAAAGGGATTCAAGACAGAAGTGATGGGAGCGAGTTTTAGAAATCTTGATGAAATAAAAGAATTAGCAGGTTGCGATCTTTTAACAATCGCACCAAAATTTCTTGAGGAACTGAAAAAAGAAAAAGGAGAGTTAGTTAGAAAATTAGATGTAAGTACCCAAATAAATAATTCTATTACCTACGAATTTGAAGAAAAAGATTTCAGATTAAGTATGTTAGAAGATCAAATGGCAAGTGAAAAGCTTAGTGAAGGTATCACTGGATTCAGTAAGGCTATAGAAGAATTGGAGGAGCTGCTACTAAAGAGATATTCAGAGATTAAAAATAATAAATTAATTTCTGCTAACTAA
- a CDS encoding NAD(P)/FAD-dependent oxidoreductase, with translation MIGFDVVIIGGGLSGTSTALNLSKKGYSVLIIEKEKSQDYKPCAGGMASSMQRFLPLNIEDCIESKIKNVEFRWKAADNVTADLTGESPFWIVKREKLDQLLLNESLNNEAQIMRKLLVEKIIKKNDKWEITCNNKIKYITEFLVIADGSQSKWASYFNLGPRKPKFANTISLRLKGLGEIPSDAVRFEFGFIKYGFAWAFPLKGSVNIGLGTFINNGLLDNQAINKKVIRSFGFDDFPHITISKKLRIWNGFHSINGDKVLAVGDAASLCDPFLAEGIRPSLISSFYAAEYIDQCLSGKVDDLNLYTKKINHIWGKSMAWGRRIAQVFYRFPRAGYQLGVKRKTAPKRIAQILSGEMSYEDIAKRVIRRLLTKRGT, from the coding sequence TTGATAGGATTTGACGTTGTAATAATTGGTGGAGGTTTATCAGGAACTTCTACCGCTCTAAACCTATCAAAGAAAGGATATTCAGTTTTAATTATTGAAAAAGAAAAATCCCAAGATTATAAACCATGTGCAGGTGGGATGGCATCTTCAATGCAAAGATTTCTTCCTTTAAATATAGAAGATTGCATAGAATCAAAAATTAAAAATGTTGAATTCAGATGGAAGGCTGCAGATAATGTAACTGCTGATCTGACTGGTGAATCCCCATTCTGGATTGTTAAAAGGGAAAAATTAGATCAATTATTACTTAATGAATCCTTGAATAATGAAGCACAGATAATGAGAAAATTATTGGTAGAAAAAATCATAAAAAAAAATGATAAATGGGAAATTACTTGCAATAACAAAATAAAATATATTACAGAATTTCTTGTAATTGCAGATGGATCCCAATCGAAATGGGCGAGTTATTTCAATTTAGGGCCAAGAAAACCGAAATTTGCTAATACAATTTCATTAAGATTGAAAGGGTTAGGTGAAATACCTAGTGATGCAGTTAGATTTGAGTTTGGATTTATAAAATATGGTTTTGCATGGGCATTCCCCCTAAAAGGAAGCGTAAATATTGGTTTAGGAACTTTTATAAATAATGGTCTTCTAGATAATCAGGCTATTAATAAAAAAGTAATCAGAAGCTTCGGCTTTGATGATTTTCCTCATATAACAATTAGTAAGAAACTGAGAATATGGAATGGCTTCCACTCAATTAATGGTGACAAAGTTTTAGCGGTTGGAGATGCAGCATCTCTATGTGATCCATTTTTAGCTGAAGGAATTAGGCCATCTTTAATTAGCAGTTTTTATGCCGCAGAATACATAGATCAGTGCTTATCAGGAAAAGTAGATGATTTAAATCTTTATACAAAAAAAATTAACCACATTTGGGGGAAATCGATGGCTTGGGGGAGAAGAATAGCCCAAGTATTTTATAGATTTCCCAGAGCTGGATATCAATTAGGTGTCAAAAGAAAAACAGCACCTAAACGTATTGCTCAAATATTATCAGGAGAAATGAGTTATGAAGATATTGCAAAAAGAGTTATCAGAAGACTTTTAACAAAAAGGGGGACATAA
- the hemH gene encoding ferrochelatase, giving the protein MDKIGVLLMNLGGPERINDVGPFLYNLFSDPEIIRIPFPVFQKPLAWLISTLRSTTSQQAYLSIGGGSPIRRITEQQARELQSKLRDKGLNATTYIAMRYWHPFTESAIADMKADGIDQVVVIPLYPHFSISTSGSSFRELKKLRDSDDEFKKVPMRCVRSWYSQSDYLKSMVELISEQISLCESPSKAHIFFTAHGVPKSYVEEAGDPYKQQIEDCSLLIINELEKCLGHSNPHTLSYQSRVGPVEWLKPYTEEVLADLGRSNVNDLIVVPISFVGEHIETLQEIDIEYKEIAEQAGIKNFRRVKALNTHPTFIEGLSDLVISCLEGPLVNLEEASQLPEKVKLYPQEKWQWGWNNSSEVWNGRVAMIIFLVLFIELISGSGPLHKLGIL; this is encoded by the coding sequence ATGGATAAAATAGGCGTCTTACTAATGAATTTAGGAGGGCCTGAACGCATTAATGATGTAGGCCCATTTTTATACAATCTTTTTTCTGATCCAGAAATAATCAGGATACCTTTCCCTGTCTTTCAAAAGCCCCTAGCTTGGTTAATTAGTACGCTTAGGAGTACCACTTCACAACAGGCATATCTTTCTATCGGCGGAGGTTCACCAATTAGAAGGATAACAGAACAACAAGCAAGAGAATTGCAATCTAAATTAAGGGATAAGGGTTTGAATGCTACTACCTATATCGCTATGAGGTATTGGCATCCCTTTACCGAATCAGCGATTGCTGATATGAAAGCAGATGGGATAGATCAAGTTGTTGTAATACCCTTATATCCTCATTTTTCGATAAGTACTAGTGGTTCGAGCTTTAGGGAATTAAAAAAATTGCGAGATTCTGATGATGAATTTAAGAAAGTTCCAATGAGATGTGTAAGAAGTTGGTACAGTCAATCAGATTATTTAAAGTCAATGGTCGAATTAATTTCTGAACAAATTTCACTTTGTGAATCACCTTCAAAAGCCCATATATTTTTTACTGCTCATGGAGTTCCTAAGAGTTATGTAGAGGAAGCTGGAGACCCTTACAAACAACAAATTGAAGATTGTTCTCTATTAATAATAAATGAGTTGGAAAAATGTTTAGGTCATAGTAACCCTCATACACTTTCTTATCAAAGTAGAGTTGGTCCTGTTGAATGGTTGAAGCCTTATACAGAAGAAGTGTTAGCTGATCTTGGAAGGTCAAATGTTAATGATCTGATAGTGGTTCCAATAAGTTTCGTTGGAGAGCATATCGAAACATTGCAAGAAATTGATATTGAATATAAAGAAATTGCTGAACAGGCTGGTATTAAAAACTTTCGGAGAGTTAAGGCTCTAAATACTCACCCTACTTTTATTGAAGGTCTCAGTGATTTAGTGATTTCATGCTTGGAAGGGCCTCTAGTCAATTTAGAGGAAGCCTCTCAGTTGCCTGAAAAAGTTAAACTTTATCCCCAAGAGAAATGGCAATGGGGTTGGAATAATAGTTCAGAGGTGTGGAACGGAAGGGTGGCAATGATAATTTTTCTTGTGCTTTTTATTGAACTTATTTCAGGCTCTGGACCTCTACATAAATTAGGCATCTTATGA
- the frr gene encoding ribosome recycling factor produces the protein MKEKEIQENMNKSIEATQRNFNTIRTGRANASLLDRVSVDYYGAETPIKSLATISTIDSQTISIQPFDISCLQAIEKSISMSDLGITPNNDGKVIRINVPPLTEERRKEFCKLASKYAEEGKVALRNIRRDAVDKEKKDEKDGLISIDESRDNQSEIQKITDKYIALIETKLSEKEKEILKV, from the coding sequence ATGAAAGAAAAAGAAATTCAAGAAAATATGAATAAAAGTATTGAAGCCACTCAAAGAAACTTTAATACAATTAGGACAGGCAGAGCTAATGCTTCCTTGTTAGACAGAGTAAGTGTTGATTACTATGGAGCAGAAACACCAATCAAATCGCTTGCCACGATAAGCACTATTGATTCACAAACGATTTCAATACAACCTTTTGATATTTCATGTTTACAAGCGATAGAGAAATCTATTTCTATGAGTGATTTAGGTATTACTCCAAATAATGATGGAAAAGTAATAAGAATAAACGTTCCTCCTTTAACAGAAGAAAGAAGAAAAGAATTTTGTAAATTAGCATCAAAATATGCAGAGGAAGGAAAAGTAGCTTTGAGAAATATCAGAAGAGATGCTGTCGATAAAGAAAAAAAAGACGAAAAAGATGGCCTTATTTCTATTGACGAATCTAGAGATAATCAATCTGAAATTCAGAAAATTACTGATAAATATATTGCTTTAATAGAAACTAAATTGTCTGAGAAAGAGAAGGAAATTCTAAAAGTTTGA
- the pgeF gene encoding peptidoglycan editing factor PgeF has protein sequence MTYKEIYFSKDEIYIQNKKFEYYSSPILNQNNFKHAFFTKSCSEKFLQLLGNHFNENSINCVPNQIHSNEIVFGSHSQNGTKTDADGLVGDKCGQNLWIYTADCMPIFFADKRTRNIANLHCGRKGLEKKIIKNVVKIFDNFGTFKDDLLVAIGPAISKEHYLVDKMTLKEFYRKAENKNITDKLTKTKNDLFFSDSNHFRDQNLNQLDLKRSAYRQLLNENIPQTNINISNLCTYKFHNEFYSWRRSKTISRQWNLICS, from the coding sequence ATTACTTATAAAGAAATATATTTCTCAAAAGATGAAATTTATATTCAAAACAAAAAATTTGAGTATTATTCATCACCTATTCTTAATCAAAATAATTTCAAACATGCATTCTTCACGAAGTCTTGCTCTGAAAAATTTCTTCAATTATTAGGAAATCACTTTAATGAAAATTCCATAAATTGTGTTCCAAATCAAATTCACAGTAATGAGATAGTATTTGGATCTCATTCACAAAATGGAACTAAGACTGATGCAGATGGTCTTGTTGGTGATAAATGCGGTCAAAACTTATGGATTTACACAGCGGATTGTATGCCAATATTTTTTGCAGATAAAAGGACAAGAAATATAGCAAACTTGCATTGTGGAAGAAAAGGTTTAGAAAAAAAAATAATAAAAAATGTGGTTAAAATTTTCGATAATTTTGGGACATTTAAAGATGACTTACTTGTTGCAATAGGACCAGCGATTTCAAAGGAACATTACCTAGTTGATAAAATGACACTAAAAGAATTTTATAGAAAGGCCGAAAACAAAAACATAACTGACAAACTGACTAAAACTAAAAATGATCTTTTTTTTAGTGATTCAAATCACTTCAGAGATCAAAACTTAAATCAGCTTGATCTAAAAAGATCTGCCTATAGACAACTTTTAAATGAGAACATCCCTCAAACAAATATAAACATATCAAATTTATGCACTTACAAATTCCATAATGAATTTTATTCTTGGAGAAGGAGCAAAACGATCTCGAGACAATGGAATCTTATTTGCTCATAA
- the ilvB gene encoding biosynthetic-type acetolactate synthase large subunit, which translates to MTLTSRSFSKGSSKHEKPVWITGAEALMDSLKIHGVKVIFGYPGGAILPIYDAVHKAEQDGWLKHYMVRHEQGGSHAADGYARSTGEVGVCFGTSGPGATNLVTGIATAQMDSVPLVVVTGQVPRPAIGTDAFQETDIFGITLPIVKHSWVIRDPSDIAKVVSEAFFIASSGRPGPVLIDIPKDVGQEFFNYQRVLPSEIIPKGFKRNGEINDCDISKAIKLIEDSERPLLYVGGGAISSGAHDEIKTLAKNYQIPVTTTLMGKGAFDEKDNLSVGMLGMHGTAYANFAVTECDLLIAIGARFDDRVTGKLDTFAPNAKVIHIDIDPAEVNKNRRVDVAIVADVSKAVLKINEQFLKKKFTCQTKNWLEKIDFWKHKHPLYEPPKEGEIYPQEVLLKVRELSPEAYITTDVGQHQMWAAQYLRNSPRKWISSAGLGTMGFGLPAAIGVKAALPNSDVICIAGDASVLMNIQELGTLSQYGLKVKLIIINNRWQGMVRQWQESFYDERYSSSDMSCGEPDFVKLAESFGVKGYLISERKQLKDELKNALDHDGPALINILVRRGENCYPMVPPGKSNAQMVGYVNCED; encoded by the coding sequence GTGACCCTTACTTCGAGATCCTTTTCAAAGGGTAGTTCAAAACATGAAAAACCAGTTTGGATAACTGGTGCAGAGGCACTAATGGATTCTTTAAAAATTCATGGAGTAAAAGTTATATTTGGGTATCCTGGGGGAGCGATACTACCAATATATGATGCTGTTCATAAGGCAGAACAAGATGGTTGGTTAAAGCACTATATGGTTAGGCATGAACAAGGTGGTTCTCATGCGGCTGATGGATATGCAAGATCTACTGGTGAAGTGGGAGTATGTTTTGGAACCTCAGGCCCGGGTGCAACAAATTTGGTAACTGGAATTGCCACTGCGCAAATGGATTCAGTTCCCTTAGTTGTAGTTACAGGTCAAGTCCCAAGACCTGCTATAGGGACAGACGCTTTTCAAGAAACTGATATTTTTGGTATAACTCTTCCAATAGTGAAACATTCATGGGTAATAAGGGATCCTTCAGATATCGCGAAAGTAGTTTCTGAAGCTTTTTTTATAGCATCATCTGGAAGGCCTGGCCCTGTTTTAATCGATATACCCAAAGATGTAGGTCAGGAGTTCTTTAATTACCAAAGAGTTTTGCCTAGTGAGATTATTCCTAAAGGATTTAAAAGGAATGGAGAAATTAATGATTGCGATATCAGCAAAGCAATTAAATTAATAGAAGATTCTGAAAGACCTCTTCTATACGTAGGAGGTGGGGCAATATCTTCAGGAGCTCATGATGAAATAAAAACTTTGGCAAAGAATTATCAAATACCAGTTACAACAACTTTAATGGGGAAGGGTGCTTTTGATGAAAAAGACAATTTATCAGTAGGAATGTTAGGAATGCATGGAACTGCTTATGCAAATTTTGCTGTTACAGAATGCGATCTTTTAATTGCTATTGGAGCTAGATTCGATGATAGGGTGACAGGAAAATTAGATACTTTTGCACCTAATGCAAAGGTAATTCATATAGATATCGACCCAGCAGAAGTTAATAAAAATAGACGTGTAGATGTTGCAATTGTTGCTGATGTTTCAAAAGCTGTTCTGAAAATTAATGAACAATTTCTAAAAAAGAAATTTACTTGTCAGACGAAAAACTGGTTAGAAAAAATTGATTTTTGGAAACATAAACACCCTTTATATGAACCGCCTAAAGAAGGAGAAATTTATCCTCAGGAAGTTCTTTTAAAAGTGAGGGAACTTTCCCCCGAAGCTTATATAACTACAGATGTAGGTCAACATCAGATGTGGGCCGCTCAATATCTTAGGAATTCTCCAAGAAAATGGATTAGTAGTGCAGGCTTAGGAACTATGGGTTTTGGATTACCAGCGGCAATTGGAGTAAAAGCAGCCTTACCTAATTCAGATGTAATTTGTATTGCAGGAGATGCAAGTGTCTTAATGAATATTCAAGAATTAGGAACCTTATCCCAATATGGTTTAAAGGTGAAATTGATAATTATCAATAATCGCTGGCAAGGAATGGTAAGACAATGGCAGGAAAGTTTCTATGATGAAAGATATTCCTCATCTGATATGAGTTGTGGTGAACCTGATTTTGTAAAGCTTGCTGAGTCTTTTGGAGTTAAAGGATACTTAATTTCTGAGAGAAAGCAATTAAAGGATGAATTAAAAAATGCGCTTGATCATGACGGCCCTGCCTTGATTAATATCCTCGTCAGAAGAGGTGAAAATTGTTATCCAATGGTTCCTCCTGGGAAAAGTAATGCCCAAATGGTTGGATATGTTAATTGTGAAGACTAA
- a CDS encoding peptidoglycan D,D-transpeptidase FtsI family protein, with amino-acid sequence MKKYKKIVRLIPLDRRRFKFLYIFSLLLIFCLFGRLVKLQVFNASELQRKARLIHSSKTNSLKKRRSIVDRNNRLIAYDKPLYKLWAHPKYFNFPGDSINRVRSIEEVTKKLSSILDINDEILLRKFNNKISGIKLLDKISEEKAEKIKNLQISGLDMFKYSQRYYPQGEIYSNLVGFVNDENKASAGLELHLDNKIKIFYKSNLIKRGGDGTPLPDDSAPGDFISDYKSLGLTIDSKLQKASFNALSKQVSKWKAKKGFAIVMDVNNGRILSLVTVPSYDPNKFWHYDSELFRGWYSQDLFEPGSTFKPINLALALEEKVIQKDGFVEDIGKINVGGWTLSNWDKKGNGIIDYPTLLQVSSNVGMVKIMQNLDPKIYWDWLIKLGINKNLETDLFESTAGQLKRKDLFVNQSIEPAVTSFGKGFSISPLKLIQLHAALANGGFEVTPHVTSTFKERVNKNPKKQFFSHEVSKTVLEWMESVVDKGSGSGAKIEGYRIAGKTGTSQKALNGSYTSKKVCSFVATLPVNDPKYAVLVVVDEPSKSYAYGSTVAVPVAKEIIESLIVIEKIPPKIKNHEMIVKKP; translated from the coding sequence TACTTTTAATATTTTGTTTGTTTGGAAGGTTAGTTAAATTGCAAGTCTTTAACGCTTCTGAGTTGCAAAGGAAAGCTAGATTAATACATTCTTCTAAAACTAACTCCTTAAAAAAAAGGAGATCAATTGTTGATAGAAATAATAGACTAATTGCTTACGATAAACCGCTCTATAAATTATGGGCTCATCCAAAATATTTTAATTTTCCTGGTGATTCAATTAACAGAGTTCGCAGTATTGAAGAAGTTACAAAAAAATTGTCATCTATCTTGGATATTAATGATGAAATACTCTTGAGGAAATTTAATAATAAAATTAGTGGCATCAAGCTTTTGGATAAAATTTCTGAAGAAAAGGCAGAAAAAATTAAGAACCTTCAAATAAGCGGACTTGATATGTTTAAATATTCGCAAAGATATTATCCACAAGGGGAGATTTACTCTAATCTTGTCGGTTTTGTAAATGATGAAAATAAAGCTTCAGCAGGTTTAGAGCTTCACTTAGATAATAAAATTAAAATTTTTTATAAAAGTAATTTAATAAAAAGAGGAGGAGATGGAACTCCTCTTCCTGATGATTCAGCCCCAGGTGATTTTATTTCTGATTATAAAAGTTTAGGCCTAACTATAGATTCAAAATTACAGAAAGCGTCATTCAATGCATTATCAAAGCAAGTAAGCAAATGGAAAGCAAAGAAGGGATTTGCCATTGTTATGGATGTTAATAATGGTCGGATTCTCTCTTTGGTTACAGTCCCTTCATATGATCCAAATAAATTTTGGCATTATGATTCTGAACTTTTTAGGGGTTGGTATTCTCAAGATTTATTTGAGCCTGGTTCAACTTTTAAACCTATTAATCTTGCCTTAGCTTTAGAAGAAAAAGTAATCCAGAAAGATGGATTTGTTGAAGATATTGGAAAGATTAATGTTGGAGGATGGACACTTTCTAATTGGGATAAAAAAGGTAATGGAATAATTGACTATCCAACATTATTGCAGGTCTCAAGTAATGTTGGGATGGTAAAAATAATGCAAAATTTAGACCCCAAAATATATTGGGATTGGTTAATAAAGCTTGGTATAAATAAAAATTTAGAGACTGACTTATTTGAATCAACTGCTGGCCAATTAAAGAGAAAAGATTTATTTGTAAATCAGTCAATTGAGCCTGCCGTTACTTCTTTTGGCAAAGGGTTCTCAATCTCGCCACTTAAATTGATTCAACTTCATGCGGCTCTAGCAAATGGTGGTTTTGAAGTAACTCCACATGTAACCTCAACTTTCAAAGAAAGAGTAAATAAAAATCCAAAAAAACAATTTTTTTCGCACGAAGTTTCTAAAACTGTTCTTGAATGGATGGAAAGTGTAGTTGATAAAGGTAGTGGCTCTGGTGCGAAAATCGAGGGTTATAGGATAGCGGGTAAAACGGGAACTTCCCAAAAAGCCTTAAATGGTTCCTATACAAGTAAAAAAGTTTGCAGTTTTGTGGCGACCTTACCAGTTAATGATCCGAAATATGCTGTCCTAGTAGTTGTTGATGAGCCATCTAAATCTTATGCATATGGTTCAACTGTTGCGGTGCCAGTTGCTAAAGAAATTATCGAGAGTTTGATAGTAATTGAAAAAATACCTCCCAAGATTAAAAATCATGAAATGATTGTTAAAAAACCCTAA
- the cobO gene encoding cob(I)yrinic acid a,c-diamide adenosyltransferase — protein MQEKPSSSEKILNLDNQANKLGMGGKLSPDSDESSYKRRMQQRKDIQAERLQIRKTKKGLLIVFTGDGKGKTTASLGMALRTIGHGYKVAIIQFIKGGWTTGEEKALKNFSSNISWHSLGEGFTWETQDRIRDEKLVQEAWQLAKKYIQNESYKLIILDEINIATKLGYLAPEEIITFLKSLNNRKNHIVLTGRGASDSIINYADLVTEMKLIRHPFKDQGIKAQKCVEF, from the coding sequence ATGCAAGAAAAACCTTCATCTTCGGAAAAAATATTAAACCTCGATAATCAAGCAAATAAACTTGGAATGGGAGGTAAATTATCACCTGACAGCGATGAGAGCTCATATAAAAGAAGAATGCAGCAAAGAAAAGATATTCAAGCCGAAAGACTACAAATTAGAAAAACAAAAAAAGGATTATTGATTGTTTTTACAGGAGATGGCAAGGGCAAGACAACTGCATCTTTAGGTATGGCTTTAAGGACGATAGGGCATGGCTATAAAGTGGCAATAATTCAATTTATCAAAGGAGGCTGGACCACTGGAGAAGAAAAAGCACTTAAAAACTTTTCTTCAAACATATCTTGGCATTCATTAGGAGAGGGATTTACTTGGGAAACACAAGACAGAATAAGAGATGAAAAATTAGTTCAAGAGGCGTGGCAACTAGCCAAAAAATACATTCAAAACGAATCTTATAAACTTATCATTCTTGATGAAATTAATATTGCGACAAAACTTGGTTATCTTGCACCCGAAGAAATAATCACTTTTTTAAAAAGCTTAAATAATAGAAAAAATCATATTGTTTTAACTGGAAGGGGAGCATCTGATTCAATTATCAATTACGCTGATTTAGTTACAGAAATGAAACTTATAAGACATCCATTTAAAGATCAAGGAATAAAAGCACAAAAGTGTGTTGAATTTTAG
- a CDS encoding site-specific integrase, which produces MNLIQEINNVNDKFATQGSKLKIEKRGEKLNIRGSLPSKEDKNNFKIQRISLGLKADISGLEEAKKKLQLINLQLELNQFDWINWISHPYKNQIKNGFEFPNRLNQFEEFFFKENKSNFRTSTRKTTWRSSYKPYMKRILSIYNDYENEALEKIFQKTLESYQEGSRSRKQCATSLSVLAKFLDIKLPEDWKLNSRGYGLNKAGFRDLPKDELIERLWETIPNKSWKFVFGLMATYGLRNHEVFFCDLSSLTNLGDKIIRVLPTTKTGEHQVWPFHPEWVEKFELSKLGKNPELLPNINKDLKITTLQNIGKKITDQFKRYSLQIKPYDLRHAWAVRTIFYDLPDTVAAKMMGHSVSLHTQTYHHWITKRDQQQAVNNALLKVKRVKNI; this is translated from the coding sequence ATGAACTTAATTCAGGAAATTAATAATGTCAATGATAAATTTGCTACTCAAGGCAGCAAGCTTAAAATTGAGAAAAGAGGAGAAAAATTAAATATTCGTGGTTCACTTCCTTCCAAGGAAGATAAAAATAATTTTAAAATTCAAAGAATATCTCTCGGTTTAAAGGCTGATATTTCTGGATTAGAGGAGGCTAAAAAAAAATTACAATTAATCAATTTGCAATTGGAATTGAATCAATTTGATTGGATCAATTGGATAAGCCACCCTTATAAAAATCAAATAAAAAATGGTTTTGAATTCCCAAACAGATTAAATCAATTTGAAGAATTTTTTTTTAAAGAAAACAAAAGCAATTTTCGAACCAGCACTAGAAAAACAACTTGGAGAAGTTCTTACAAACCATATATGAAAAGAATCCTCAGTATTTATAATGATTATGAAAATGAAGCTTTAGAAAAAATATTTCAAAAAACACTTGAAAGTTACCAGGAAGGTAGCAGAAGTAGAAAACAATGCGCTACTTCTCTAAGTGTTCTGGCTAAGTTTTTGGACATTAAACTACCAGAAGATTGGAAATTAAATTCTAGAGGATATGGTCTGAACAAAGCAGGATTTAGGGATCTCCCCAAAGACGAATTAATAGAGAGACTGTGGGAGACGATACCAAATAAGTCTTGGAAATTCGTTTTTGGTCTGATGGCTACATATGGATTAAGAAATCATGAAGTATTTTTTTGTGATTTAAGTTCTCTAACTAATCTTGGAGACAAAATTATTAGAGTTTTACCTACTACTAAAACTGGGGAACATCAAGTTTGGCCGTTTCATCCTGAATGGGTGGAAAAGTTCGAATTATCAAAACTTGGTAAAAATCCAGAACTTCTACCAAATATTAATAAAGACCTTAAAATTACGACCTTACAAAATATTGGGAAAAAAATTACAGATCAGTTTAAGCGTTACTCTTTACAAATAAAACCTTATGATCTAAGGCATGCTTGGGCAGTTAGAACAATTTTTTATGATTTACCTGATACTGTGGCTGCCAAAATGATGGGACATTCAGTTAGTTTACATACACAAACTTATCACCACTGGATTACTAAAAGAGATCAACAACAGGCAGTAAATAATGCACTTTTAAAAGTTAAAAGAGTTAAAAATATTTGA